One genomic window of Coregonus clupeaformis isolate EN_2021a unplaced genomic scaffold, ASM2061545v1 scaf4716, whole genome shotgun sequence includes the following:
- the LOC123490770 gene encoding type-1 angiotensin II receptor-like — protein MENYTAVGASNPETEGIRLNCSMSGRHNFIFTLIPVVYGCNFVIGMVGNSMVVAVIYRYMKLKTVANVFVLNLAISDLTFLITLPMWATFTATGYQWPFGGFLCKASAGLVMFNLYSSIFFLTALSVDRHLAIVHPVRSRQRRTGFYARITCVLVWLLALLLSVPTALTRDLIHITNYNISTCGVLHPEGSRHLLLTISLMKSILGFLVPFLIIISCYCLIGRALVRARSIQKTTRSRDDEVLRMLAAAVLAFFLCWVPHQVFHLMELLAQLKVVTNCVIVDVIDTAMPFTICIAFLN, from the exons ATGGAGAACTATACGGCTGTAGGCGCATCGAACCCAGAGACAGAAGGTATCCGTCTGAACTGCAGCATGTCCGGGAGGCACAACTTCATCTTCACCCTGATCCCAGTAGTGTACGGCTGTAACTTTGTCATCGGCATGGTGGGGAACAGCATGGTGGTGGCGGTCATCTACCGCTACATGAAGCTGAAGACAGTGGCCAACGTGTTCGTCCTCAACCTAGCCATCTCAGACCTCACCTTCCTTATCACCCTGCCCATGTGGGCCACCTTCACAGCCACAGGCTACCAGTGGCCCTTCGGTGGGTTCCTGTGTAAGGCCAGCGCTGGCCTGGTGATGTTCAACCTCTACAGCTCCATCTTCTTCCTCACTGCACTCAGCGTCGACCGCCATCTGGCCATCGTCCACCCGGTGAGGTCACGGCAGCGCCGTACTGGGTTCTACGCCCGTATCACCTGCGTCTTGGTTTGGCTGCTCGCCCTCCTGCTGTCCGTCCCCACCGCACTGACCAGGGACCTGATACACATCACCAACTATAACATCAGCACGTGTGGCGTGCTGCACCCCGAG ggcTCCAGGCACCTCCTCCTCACCATCAGCCTGATGAAGAGCATCCTGGGGTTCCTGGTTCCTTTCCTCATCATCATATCATGCTACTGCCTGATTGGTCGAGCCCTGGTCAGGGCGCGGAGCATCCAGAAGACCACCCGGTCGAGAGATGATGAGGTGTTGAGGATGCTGGCGGCGGCTGTCCTAGCTTTCTTCCTGTGTTGGGTGCCCCACCAG gTATTCCACTTGATGGAGCTGCTGGCCCAGCTAAAGGTTGTAACTAACTGTGTGATTGTGGACGTCATCGACACGGCCATGCCCTTCACCATCTGCATTGCCTTCCTCAACAG